A single window of Nocardioides kongjuensis DNA harbors:
- a CDS encoding sulfotransferase, which translates to MLLAPLAHGRLSMQCDLCIPPVLTIATPAWLRRTGWTLAADGNALDACPNCTVRVAPRHRVRRGDATPQQPDPERLPNVVVVGATKAGTTSMHAYLAVHPEIAASEEKEMRFFTDPDCRDWVGAYQERFAPGTRYRLESTPFYSKAPCYPGVVERMAALVPDARIIYLVRDPIDRIVAEHVEMVAWNSAERPLDEELADPGEPTSPLVASSRYATQLEPYLEAFGKDRLLVVDLADLGADVDATMARVFAFLDLESPALSAEDWGRHNTAEEKRALPPWLMAIRRGPLVRAVRRLPAARRLAHLAWRRTGERIERPQLGPATEAALRAELRPEVDRLRALTGQAFATWSL; encoded by the coding sequence GTGCTTCTCGCCCCCCTGGCCCACGGCCGGCTCTCGATGCAGTGCGACCTGTGCATCCCGCCCGTCCTGACCATCGCGACCCCGGCCTGGCTGCGGCGTACCGGCTGGACCCTCGCCGCCGACGGGAACGCGCTCGACGCGTGCCCCAACTGCACCGTCCGGGTCGCTCCGCGCCACCGGGTACGCCGCGGGGACGCGACCCCCCAGCAGCCCGACCCCGAGCGGCTGCCGAACGTGGTCGTGGTCGGCGCCACCAAGGCCGGTACCACGAGCATGCACGCCTACCTCGCCGTGCACCCGGAGATCGCGGCGTCGGAGGAGAAGGAGATGCGCTTCTTCACCGACCCCGACTGCCGCGACTGGGTCGGGGCCTACCAGGAGCGGTTCGCGCCCGGGACCCGCTACCGGCTGGAGTCGACGCCGTTCTACAGCAAGGCCCCCTGCTACCCGGGCGTCGTGGAGCGGATGGCCGCGCTGGTGCCCGATGCCCGGATCATCTACCTGGTGCGCGACCCGATCGACCGGATCGTCGCCGAGCACGTCGAGATGGTCGCCTGGAACTCCGCGGAGCGACCGCTCGACGAGGAGCTCGCCGACCCGGGCGAGCCGACCAGCCCGCTGGTCGCGTCCAGCCGCTACGCCACCCAGCTCGAGCCCTACCTCGAGGCCTTCGGGAAGGACCGGCTCCTCGTCGTCGACCTCGCCGACCTGGGAGCCGACGTCGACGCCACGATGGCGCGGGTCTTCGCGTTCTTGGACCTCGAGAGCCCCGCGCTGTCGGCCGAGGACTGGGGACGCCACAACACCGCCGAGGAGAAGCGGGCCCTGCCGCCGTGGCTGATGGCGATCCGTCGTGGCCCGCTGGTGCGGGCGGTCCGCCGGCTGCCGGCTGCCCGTCGCCTGGCGCACCTGGCGTGGCGTCGTACGGGGGAGAGGATCGAACGGCCGCAGCTCGGCCCCGCCACCGAGGCGGCGTTGCGGGCCGAGCTGCGGCCGGAGGTCGACCGGCTGCGTGCGCTGACCGGGCAGGCGTTCGCGACCTGGTCGCTCTGA
- a CDS encoding acyl carrier protein, with protein sequence MNEIESRIVTIVAELLERSDREDKTVALGAMLHGDEGLGLDSLETAELSAILEDEFGTDPFGAGQLPETVADIVAFYADATAASA encoded by the coding sequence ATGAACGAGATCGAATCCCGGATCGTCACGATCGTCGCCGAGCTGCTGGAGCGCTCCGACCGTGAGGACAAGACCGTCGCGCTCGGCGCCATGCTGCACGGCGACGAGGGCCTCGGGCTGGACTCCCTGGAGACCGCCGAGCTGTCCGCGATCCTCGAGGACGAGTTCGGCACCGACCCCTTCGGCGCCGGCCAGCTGCCGGAGACCGTCGCGGACATCGTCGCGTTCTACGCCGACGCGACCGCAGCGTCCGCATGA
- a CDS encoding SDR family NAD(P)-dependent oxidoreductase, producing MTTPESPTPPPLRSSAEQRPGDPGAAAPRTVIITGGSRGLGEGIVQHFLDAGDRVATCARSETDAVRAWQSDPAYADRFLFRKADMADREQCTSFFKDVVAQWKSVDVLVNNAGVARDGILALFSDEDSDTVIDLNLKATIHLTKQVVRNMLAHGGGRIVNISSITGLTGYRGLSVYGATKAALDGFTRGLAREVGSRRITVNSIASGYLKTEMSHGLDDGQLNQIIRRTPAGRLGEPEDIARAVSFLVDPANDWITGQVLVIDGGLTA from the coding sequence ATGACCACCCCCGAAAGTCCTACGCCTCCCCCGCTCCGCTCCTCCGCCGAACAACGTCCCGGGGACCCCGGGGCAGCGGCACCCCGCACGGTCATCATCACCGGCGGCAGTCGAGGTCTCGGCGAGGGCATCGTCCAGCACTTCCTCGACGCCGGTGACCGGGTCGCCACCTGCGCCCGCAGCGAGACCGACGCGGTCCGCGCGTGGCAGTCGGACCCGGCGTACGCCGACCGGTTCCTGTTCCGCAAGGCCGACATGGCCGACCGCGAGCAGTGCACGTCCTTCTTCAAGGACGTCGTGGCGCAGTGGAAGTCGGTCGACGTCCTCGTCAACAACGCCGGCGTCGCCCGCGACGGCATCCTCGCGCTGTTCAGCGACGAGGACTCCGACACGGTGATCGACCTCAACCTGAAGGCGACGATCCACCTCACCAAGCAGGTGGTCCGCAACATGCTCGCCCACGGTGGCGGCCGGATCGTCAACATCTCCTCGATCACCGGCCTGACCGGCTACCGCGGCCTGAGCGTCTACGGCGCGACGAAGGCGGCGCTCGACGGCTTCACCCGCGGCCTGGCCCGCGAGGTCGGCTCGCGAAGGATCACGGTCAACAGCATCGCCTCGGGCTACCTGAAGACCGAGATGAGCCACGGCCTCGACGACGGGCAGCTCAACCAGATCATCCGTCGCACGCCGGCCGGCCGGCTCGGCGAGCCCGAGGACATCGCCCGCGCGGTGTCCTTCCTGGTCGACCCGGCCAACGACTGGATCACCGGTCAGGTGCTGGTCATCGACGGCGGCCTCACCGCCTGA
- a CDS encoding phthiocerol/phthiodiolone dimycocerosyl transferase family protein: MGAHRPMTVAEKYYTFLDQAWPSTAMISADLDRCFDPEEVRRVWQEFRARRVLARSAATEDLTIADVGLDQDVFRSDVLPSTEWDRAFEEEGDTPCDLGVPLRCHYLASPDEGRSRVIFNGHHAVIDGRIGITELQWFVRLLDGQDVPEQQLLSEPAASATPHAWQESRTAMIDLLRELKARNSSYGTPQPVQWPDSSVPRRSWMRHVEVGPETSARVVAEGRAHGANPFANVVSALLASAARVLCGGDATLQLAAPADLGTPPSDPNQAPAMAIAVLAHPFEVALDDRWTLAGQVKAAVVEALARGEGDLFFHLARLENVTDLATGRDRVAAALSAGPPSVVVSNMGIVDPGSDPEWLRSLHGQLVAAPNQVVFLALTSYKGRLVHTFATDDNRLAPDQREALLEEYFALIGVDEATIRD; this comes from the coding sequence GTGGGTGCCCATCGTCCGATGACGGTCGCGGAGAAGTACTACACCTTCCTCGACCAGGCATGGCCGAGCACCGCGATGATCTCGGCCGACCTCGACCGCTGCTTCGACCCCGAGGAGGTGCGGCGGGTCTGGCAGGAGTTCCGCGCCCGCCGGGTGCTGGCCCGTTCGGCCGCGACCGAGGACCTCACCATCGCCGACGTCGGCCTCGACCAGGACGTGTTCCGCAGCGACGTGCTCCCCAGCACCGAGTGGGACCGGGCCTTCGAGGAGGAGGGCGACACGCCCTGCGACCTGGGCGTCCCGCTGCGCTGCCACTACCTCGCCAGTCCCGACGAGGGCCGCTCCCGGGTGATCTTCAACGGCCACCACGCCGTCATCGACGGCCGGATCGGCATCACCGAGCTGCAGTGGTTCGTCCGCCTGCTCGACGGCCAGGACGTGCCCGAGCAGCAGCTGCTCTCCGAGCCGGCCGCGTCGGCCACGCCGCATGCCTGGCAGGAGAGCCGGACGGCGATGATCGACCTGCTCCGCGAGCTCAAGGCACGCAACTCGTCGTACGGCACCCCGCAGCCGGTGCAGTGGCCGGACAGCTCGGTCCCGCGCCGCTCCTGGATGCGGCACGTCGAGGTCGGCCCCGAGACCTCGGCACGGGTCGTCGCCGAGGGCCGCGCCCACGGCGCCAACCCGTTCGCCAACGTGGTCTCCGCACTGCTGGCCAGCGCCGCGCGCGTGCTGTGCGGCGGCGACGCGACCCTGCAGCTCGCCGCGCCCGCCGACCTGGGCACCCCGCCGAGCGACCCCAACCAGGCGCCCGCGATGGCGATCGCGGTGCTGGCGCACCCGTTCGAGGTGGCGCTCGACGACCGCTGGACGCTGGCCGGCCAGGTCAAGGCGGCCGTCGTCGAAGCGCTGGCCCGGGGGGAGGGCGACCTCTTCTTCCACCTCGCCCGGCTGGAGAACGTCACCGACCTCGCGACGGGACGCGACCGGGTCGCGGCCGCGCTGAGCGCCGGCCCGCCGTCGGTGGTCGTCAGCAACATGGGCATCGTCGACCCCGGCTCCGACCCCGAGTGGCTGCGCAGCCTGCACGGCCAGCTGGTCGCCGCGCCCAACCAGGTGGTGTTCCTCGCGCTGACGTCCTACAAGGGGCGGCTGGTGCACACCTTCGCGACCGACGACAACCGCCTCGCACCCGACCAGCGCGAGGCCCTCCTGGAGGAGTACTTCGCGCTGATCGGCGTGGACGAGGCGACGATCAGGGACTGA
- a CDS encoding class I adenylate-forming enzyme family protein codes for MIGLLEKAAADRPAQVAVVTPEVTLTYAELHDGARRVAAGLRARGIERFAVLEPDAAWILRLLGGAASVGSEPCQYQPDLDATQFTEQAAALGHDVVVTRRTDLPATLTVVRPDELDGDPAGLPAYDGPQPLMIRTTGTTGLPKAARHDWAVLSRRGATTTPRPGQRWLLAYGPQQFAGIQVLLHVMAAQATLVAPFPRQPRDGLAALLRDELTCVSATPTYWRFLLAEARSSGADLPPLEQITLGGEASSPDLLAELETAFPTARISQVYASTEFGSIASVRDGRPGLSTSSLWSPENPDAVLRVQDGELQVRAGTGMLGYAGDTAGAPEEHDGWVSTGDVVEVVADRVLFRGRSSEVINVGGVKVHPLPIEERVGAVPGVRLARVHGRSNPMVGAVVAVEVVLADDADESAVKSAVRSACADLPRAWQPRSVKVVDEAELAAATKGGKMIRR; via the coding sequence ATGATCGGGTTGCTGGAGAAGGCCGCCGCAGACCGGCCGGCGCAGGTCGCCGTCGTGACCCCCGAGGTCACCCTCACCTACGCCGAGCTGCACGACGGCGCCCGCCGTGTCGCGGCCGGGCTGCGGGCGCGCGGCATCGAACGGTTCGCCGTCCTCGAGCCCGACGCCGCCTGGATCCTGCGCCTGCTCGGCGGTGCGGCGTCGGTCGGCAGCGAGCCGTGCCAGTACCAGCCGGACCTCGACGCGACCCAGTTCACCGAGCAGGCGGCCGCCCTGGGCCACGACGTCGTGGTCACCCGGCGCACGGACCTGCCGGCCACGCTCACCGTCGTACGTCCCGACGAGCTCGACGGTGACCCGGCCGGCCTGCCGGCGTACGACGGACCGCAGCCGCTGATGATCCGCACGACCGGCACCACGGGCCTGCCCAAGGCGGCCCGCCACGACTGGGCCGTGCTGTCGCGGCGCGGCGCGACCACGACGCCGCGGCCCGGGCAACGCTGGCTGCTCGCCTACGGACCCCAGCAGTTCGCCGGGATCCAGGTGCTGCTGCACGTGATGGCGGCGCAGGCGACGCTGGTCGCGCCCTTCCCGCGCCAGCCGCGCGACGGCCTCGCCGCGCTGCTGCGCGACGAGCTGACCTGCGTGAGCGCGACCCCGACGTACTGGCGCTTCCTGCTCGCCGAGGCCCGCAGCAGCGGAGCGGACCTGCCGCCCCTGGAGCAGATCACCCTCGGCGGCGAGGCCAGCTCCCCCGACCTGCTCGCCGAGCTCGAGACGGCGTTCCCGACCGCGCGGATCTCGCAGGTCTACGCGTCGACGGAGTTCGGGTCGATCGCATCGGTGCGCGACGGCCGACCGGGACTGTCGACGTCGAGCCTGTGGAGCCCGGAGAACCCGGATGCCGTGCTGCGGGTGCAGGACGGCGAGCTCCAGGTGCGCGCCGGCACCGGCATGCTCGGGTACGCCGGCGACACCGCGGGGGCGCCCGAGGAGCACGACGGCTGGGTCTCGACCGGCGACGTGGTCGAGGTGGTGGCGGACCGGGTGCTCTTCCGCGGCCGGTCCTCCGAGGTCATCAACGTCGGCGGGGTGAAGGTGCACCCGCTCCCGATCGAGGAGCGCGTGGGCGCCGTGCCCGGTGTCCGGCTGGCACGGGTGCACGGCCGCAGCAACCCGATGGTCGGTGCGGTCGTCGCCGTCGAGGTCGTGCTCGCCGACGACGCCGACGAGAGCGCCGTGAAGTCCGCGGTCCGCTCCGCGTGCGCCGACCTGCCCCGCGCCTGGCAGCCGCGCAGCGTCAAGGTCGTCGACGAGGCCGAGCTGGCAGCCGCCACCAAGGGCGGCAAGATGATCCGCCGCTGA